One region of Pseudomonas glycinae genomic DNA includes:
- a CDS encoding response regulator transcription factor, which yields MIRVLVAEDHTIVREGIKQLIGLAKDLQVVGEASNGEQLLETLRNVPCEVVLLDISMPGVNGLEAIPRIRALNHPPAILVLSMHDEAQMAARALKVGAAGYATKDSDPALLLTAIRKVAAGGRYIDPELADRMVFEVGLTDARPLHSLLSEREFSVFERLAQGANVNDIAQQLALSSKTISTHKARLMQKLNITSLAELVKYAMEHKLL from the coding sequence GTGATCCGTGTACTGGTAGCCGAAGACCACACCATCGTTCGCGAAGGCATCAAGCAATTGATCGGCCTGGCCAAGGATCTGCAAGTGGTGGGGGAGGCGAGCAATGGCGAGCAGTTGCTGGAAACTCTGCGCAACGTGCCCTGTGAAGTAGTGCTGCTGGATATCTCGATGCCTGGCGTCAACGGGCTCGAAGCGATTCCGCGGATCCGCGCGCTGAACCATCCTCCGGCGATTCTGGTGCTGTCGATGCATGACGAAGCACAGATGGCCGCCCGGGCGCTGAAGGTCGGCGCCGCCGGTTATGCGACCAAGGACAGCGATCCGGCGCTGCTGCTGACGGCCATTCGCAAAGTGGCGGCAGGCGGGCGCTACATCGACCCGGAGCTGGCCGACCGAATGGTGTTCGAAGTCGGCCTGACCGATGCGCGGCCGCTGCACTCGTTGCTGTCGGAGCGCGAGTTCTCGGTGTTCGAACGGCTGGCGCAAGGCGCCAACGTTAACGACATCGCCCAGCAATTGGCCCTGAGCAGCAAGACCATCAGCACCCACAAGGCGCGGCTGATGCAGAAGCTCAACATCACTTCGCTCGCCGAGCTGGTGAAGTACGCGATGGAACACAAGCTCCTCTGA
- a CDS encoding ABC transporter permease yields MAIAVPLNEGNSPTLKQRLKHAERVNRWKAQALIAPLVLFLLLVFLVPIVALLYKSVGNPEVVGGMPRTVTAIAAWDGRGLPAEPVYKAASEDLAEARKNQTLGDLSKRLNMELAGYRSLLTKTARSLPFASEPASYKEALEGLDERWGDPAYWQAVKRNTSSITPFYLLAAVDHRIDDLGEIAPATPDQAIYLDIFARTFWMGLIITVICLVLAYPLAYLLANLPSRQSNLLMILVLLPFWTSILVRVAAWIVLLQSGGLINSALIAMGIIDKPLELVFNRTGVYISMVHILLPFMILPIYSVMKGISPTYMRAAISLGCHPFASFWRVYFPQTYAGVGAGCLLVFILAIGYYITPALLGSPNDQMVSYFVAFYTNTSINWGMATALGGLLLLATVVLYLIYSWLVGASRLRLS; encoded by the coding sequence ATGGCCATCGCCGTTCCCCTGAACGAGGGCAACAGCCCCACCTTGAAGCAGCGGCTCAAGCACGCCGAGCGGGTCAACCGCTGGAAGGCCCAGGCGCTGATCGCGCCGCTGGTGCTGTTTCTGTTGCTGGTGTTCCTGGTGCCGATCGTGGCGCTGCTCTATAAAAGCGTCGGCAACCCGGAAGTGGTTGGCGGCATGCCGCGCACCGTAACCGCGATTGCTGCGTGGGACGGCCGAGGCCTGCCCGCCGAACCGGTCTATAAAGCCGCCAGCGAAGACCTCGCCGAAGCGCGGAAAAACCAGACCCTGGGCGATCTGTCCAAGCGCCTGAACATGGAGTTGGCCGGCTACCGCAGCCTGCTGACCAAAACCGCCCGCTCGCTGCCATTCGCCAGCGAACCGGCCTCTTATAAAGAAGCGCTGGAGGGCCTCGACGAGCGTTGGGGCGATCCGGCCTACTGGCAAGCGGTGAAGCGCAACACCAGCAGCATCACCCCGTTCTATCTGCTGGCGGCGGTGGATCATCGCATCGACGACCTCGGCGAAATTGCTCCGGCGACCCCGGATCAGGCGATCTACCTCGACATCTTCGCCCGGACCTTCTGGATGGGCCTGATCATCACCGTGATCTGCCTGGTGCTGGCCTATCCGCTGGCGTACCTGCTGGCCAATCTGCCTTCGCGTCAAAGCAACCTGCTGATGATTCTGGTGCTGCTGCCGTTCTGGACCTCGATTCTGGTGCGAGTCGCCGCGTGGATCGTGTTGCTGCAATCCGGCGGATTGATCAACAGCGCATTGATAGCGATGGGCATCATCGATAAACCGCTGGAGCTGGTGTTCAACCGCACCGGGGTTTACATCTCGATGGTGCACATCCTGCTGCCGTTCATGATCCTGCCGATCTACAGCGTGATGAAAGGCATCTCGCCGACCTACATGCGTGCTGCGATTTCCCTGGGTTGCCATCCGTTCGCCAGTTTCTGGCGGGTGTACTTCCCGCAGACCTACGCCGGTGTCGGCGCCGGTTGCCTGTTGGTGTTCATCCTCGCCATTGGCTACTACATCACCCCGGCGCTGCTGGGCAGCCCGAACGATCAGATGGTCAGCTACTTCGTCGCGTTCTACACCAACACCAGCATCAACTGGGGCATGGCCACCGCACTGGGCGGGCTGTTGCTGCTGGCGACCGTGGTGCTTTATCTGATCTACAGCTGGCTGGTGGGCGCCAGTCGCCTGCGCCTGAGCTAA
- a CDS encoding ABC transporter substrate-binding protein — protein sequence MLRSLKFTALTLGLMGAASAMAAGPDLTVVSFGGANKAAQVKAFYAPWEAAGNGKIVAGEYNGEMAKVKAMVDTKSVSWDLVEVESPELSRGCDEDMFEQLDPALFGKSEDYVKGAIQPCGVGFFVWSTVLAYNADKLKTAPTSWADFWDTKKFPGKRGLRKGAKYTLEFALMADGVAPKDVYKELASKNGQDRAFKKLDELKPNIQWWEAGAQPPQYLASGDVVMSSAYNGRIAAVQKESNLKVVWNGGIYDFDAWAIPKGLDAKRAEAAKKFIAFSVQPQQQKTYSENIAYGPANSQAVPLLDKAILKDMPTTPENIANQVQIDVSFWADNGEQLEQRFNSWAAK from the coding sequence ATGTTGAGATCCCTGAAGTTCACAGCCCTGACCCTGGGCCTGATGGGTGCGGCAAGCGCAATGGCCGCTGGGCCGGATCTGACCGTGGTGTCGTTTGGCGGGGCGAACAAGGCGGCGCAAGTCAAAGCCTTCTACGCGCCTTGGGAAGCAGCGGGCAACGGCAAGATCGTCGCCGGCGAGTACAACGGTGAGATGGCCAAGGTCAAAGCCATGGTCGACACCAAAAGCGTGTCCTGGGATCTGGTAGAGGTTGAATCGCCGGAGCTGTCCCGTGGCTGCGACGAAGACATGTTCGAACAACTCGATCCTGCGCTGTTCGGCAAATCCGAAGACTACGTCAAAGGCGCGATCCAGCCATGCGGCGTGGGCTTCTTCGTGTGGTCGACCGTGCTGGCCTACAACGCCGACAAACTGAAAACCGCACCGACCAGCTGGGCGGATTTCTGGGACACCAAAAAATTCCCGGGCAAACGTGGCCTGCGCAAAGGCGCCAAGTACACCCTCGAATTCGCACTGATGGCCGACGGCGTTGCGCCGAAAGACGTCTACAAGGAACTGGCCAGCAAGAACGGCCAGGATCGCGCGTTCAAGAAACTGGATGAGCTGAAACCGAACATCCAGTGGTGGGAAGCCGGCGCCCAGCCGCCGCAATACCTCGCTTCCGGTGACGTGGTCATGAGCTCGGCCTACAACGGTCGTATCGCTGCCGTGCAGAAAGAATCCAACCTGAAGGTGGTGTGGAACGGCGGTATCTACGACTTCGACGCCTGGGCCATTCCGAAAGGCCTGGACGCCAAGCGTGCTGAAGCGGCGAAGAAATTCATCGCGTTCTCGGTACAGCCGCAACAGCAGAAGACCTACTCGGAAAACATCGCCTATGGCCCGGCCAACTCTCAGGCAGTGCCTTTGCTGGACAAGGCGATCCTGAAAGACATGCCGACCACCCCGGAAAACATCGCCAACCAGGTGCAGATCGACGTCAGCTTCTGGGCTGACAACGGCGAGCAACTGGAGCAGCGCTTCAATTCCTGGGCTGCGAAGTAA
- a CDS encoding ABC transporter ATP-binding protein: MSQVESNAGASDVLVSFRGVQKSYDGENLIVKDLNLDIRKGEFLTLLGPSGSGKTTSLMMLAGFETPTAGEILLAGRAINNVPPHKRDIGMVFQNYALFPHMTVAENLAFPLTVRGLNKSDVSDKVKKVLSMVQLDAFASRYPAQLSGGQQQRVALARALVFEPQLVLMDEPLGALDKQLREHMQMEIKHLHQRLGVTVVYVTHDQGEALTMSDRVAVFHQGEIQQIAPPRTLYEEPKNTFVANFIGENNRLNGRLLSQNGERCVVELGRGEKVEALAVNIGQTGEPVTLSIRPERVSLNGSSDQCVNRFSGRVAEFIYLGDHVRVRLEVCGKTDFFVKQPIAELDPALAVGDVVPLGWQVEHVRALDPLLEAH, from the coding sequence ATGAGCCAGGTCGAATCAAACGCAGGGGCCAGTGATGTGCTGGTCAGCTTTCGTGGAGTGCAGAAGAGCTACGACGGCGAGAACCTGATCGTCAAAGACCTCAACCTGGACATCCGCAAGGGCGAATTCCTCACCTTGCTCGGGCCGTCCGGCTCCGGCAAGACCACCAGCCTGATGATGCTCGCCGGTTTTGAAACCCCGACCGCCGGTGAAATCCTCCTGGCCGGGCGGGCGATCAATAACGTGCCGCCGCACAAGCGTGACATCGGCATGGTGTTCCAGAACTACGCGTTGTTCCCGCACATGACCGTCGCCGAGAACCTCGCGTTTCCGCTGACCGTGCGCGGCCTGAACAAGAGCGACGTCAGCGACAAGGTCAAGAAAGTCCTGAGCATGGTCCAGCTTGATGCGTTCGCATCGCGTTATCCGGCGCAATTGTCCGGCGGTCAGCAACAACGTGTGGCTTTGGCCCGCGCGCTGGTGTTCGAACCGCAGCTGGTGCTGATGGACGAACCGCTCGGCGCTCTCGACAAGCAACTGCGCGAACACATGCAGATGGAAATCAAACACCTGCACCAGCGCCTTGGCGTAACCGTGGTCTACGTGACCCACGACCAGGGCGAAGCCCTGACCATGTCTGACCGCGTTGCCGTGTTCCATCAGGGCGAAATCCAGCAGATCGCCCCGCCGCGCACCCTCTACGAAGAACCGAAAAACACCTTCGTCGCCAACTTCATCGGCGAGAACAACCGCCTCAACGGTCGCCTGCTCAGCCAGAACGGCGAGCGCTGCGTGGTCGAGCTGGGGCGCGGGGAAAAGGTCGAGGCGCTGGCGGTCAACATCGGCCAGACCGGCGAACCGGTCACCCTGTCGATCCGCCCCGAGCGCGTCAGCCTCAACGGTTCGAGCGACCAATGCGTCAACCGCTTCTCCGGGCGGGTGGCCGAATTCATCTATCTGGGCGACCACGTCCGGGTGCGCCTGGAAGTCTGTGGCAAGACCGACTTCTTCGTGAAACAACCGATTGCCGAGCTCGATCCAGCGCTCGCGGTCGGTGACGTGGTTCCGCTTGGCTGGCAGGTCGAGCACGTTCGCGCGCTCGATCCTCTTCTAGAGGCGCACTGA
- a CDS encoding ABC transporter permease, which produces MLSPYMSPVERVWFYSLRILCGLILLFLILPVLVIVPLSFNSGSFLVYPLQGFSLHWYQDFFASAEWMRSLKNSIIVAPAATVLAMVFGTLAAIGLTRGDFPGKPLVMALVISPMVVPVVIIGVASYLFFAPLGLGNSFFSLIVVHAVLGVPFVIITVSATLQGFNHNLVRAAASLGASPLTTFRRVTLPLIAPGVISGALFAFATSFDEVVVTLFLAGPEQATLPRQMFSGIRENLSPTIAAAATLLIAFSVILLLTLEWLRGRSEKLRTAQV; this is translated from the coding sequence ATGCTGAGTCCTTATATGTCGCCCGTCGAGCGGGTGTGGTTCTACAGCTTGCGGATCCTCTGCGGCTTGATCCTGTTGTTTCTGATCCTGCCGGTGCTGGTGATCGTGCCGCTGTCGTTCAACTCGGGCAGTTTTCTGGTGTACCCGCTGCAAGGCTTTTCGCTGCACTGGTATCAGGATTTCTTCGCTTCGGCGGAATGGATGCGTTCGTTGAAGAACAGCATCATCGTCGCCCCGGCGGCGACGGTACTGGCAATGGTGTTCGGCACGCTGGCGGCCATCGGTCTGACTCGTGGCGACTTCCCCGGCAAGCCGCTGGTGATGGCGCTGGTGATTTCGCCGATGGTGGTGCCGGTGGTGATCATCGGTGTGGCCAGTTACCTGTTCTTTGCGCCGCTGGGCCTGGGCAACAGTTTCTTCTCGCTGATCGTGGTGCACGCGGTGCTGGGTGTGCCGTTCGTGATCATCACGGTGTCGGCGACACTGCAGGGGTTCAACCATAATCTGGTGCGGGCGGCGGCCAGCCTTGGTGCTTCGCCACTGACCACGTTCCGTCGGGTGACCTTGCCGCTGATTGCACCGGGGGTGATTTCCGGTGCGCTGTTTGCCTTTGCGACCTCGTTCGATGAGGTGGTGGTGACGCTGTTTCTCGCAGGTCCCGAGCAGGCGACGTTGCCACGGCAGATGTTCAGCGGGATTCGCGAGAACCTGAGCCCGACGATTGCGGCGGCTGCGACGTTGTTGATTGCCTTCTCGGTGATTCTGTTGCTGACGCTGGAGTGGTTGCGTGGGCGGAGTGAGAAGCTGCGCACCGCTCAGGTCTGA
- a CDS encoding iron-containing alcohol dehydrogenase produces the protein MSLSSFKIAHKLITGAGAIEQLAAELTRLDIDNPLIVTDAALVKSGTVGLALAQIGEREYEIFDRVLPDPEIAIVEDCMRVYREGGHDGLIGLGGGSAIDIAKSVAAYAGYHGALEDLFGVDQVPRKGPPLIAIPTTAGTGSEVTNVAILSDKVAQLKKGIVSDYLLPDVALVSPQMTLTCPRSVTAASGVDALVHAIESYLSLNASPITDSLAIGAIKLIARSLPKAYANPSNLQAREDMATASLMAGMAFGNAGVGAVHALAYPLGGRFNIAHGVSNALLLPYVMTWNKMACVERMQDIAEAMGVKTAHLSLNEAADSAVAAMTELCAAVEIPLGLRSFGVPEEAIPAMAVEAAGIERLMRNNPRKLSAADIEKIYRAAY, from the coding sequence ATGAGTCTTTCCTCGTTCAAGATTGCTCACAAACTGATCACCGGCGCCGGGGCCATCGAGCAACTGGCGGCCGAGCTCACGCGGCTGGATATCGACAACCCGCTGATTGTCACCGATGCCGCGCTGGTCAAGTCCGGCACGGTGGGGCTGGCGCTGGCACAGATCGGCGAGCGCGAGTACGAAATTTTCGACCGCGTGTTGCCCGATCCGGAAATCGCCATCGTCGAGGACTGCATGCGTGTCTACCGCGAAGGCGGGCATGACGGGCTGATAGGCCTCGGTGGCGGCAGTGCCATCGACATCGCCAAGAGCGTTGCGGCGTACGCCGGTTATCACGGCGCACTGGAGGATCTGTTCGGCGTCGATCAGGTGCCGCGCAAGGGCCCGCCGCTGATCGCCATTCCGACCACCGCCGGCACGGGTTCCGAAGTGACCAACGTGGCGATTCTTTCGGACAAGGTCGCCCAACTGAAGAAAGGCATCGTCAGCGATTACCTGTTGCCGGACGTGGCGCTGGTCAGTCCGCAGATGACCCTGACCTGCCCGCGCAGTGTCACCGCCGCCAGTGGCGTCGATGCGCTGGTGCATGCCATCGAATCCTATCTGTCACTGAATGCCTCGCCGATCACCGATTCGCTGGCCATCGGCGCAATCAAGTTGATCGCCCGGTCATTGCCCAAGGCCTACGCCAACCCGTCCAACCTGCAAGCCCGGGAAGACATGGCTACCGCCAGCCTGATGGCCGGCATGGCGTTCGGTAATGCCGGGGTCGGCGCGGTGCATGCGCTGGCGTATCCGCTGGGCGGGCGATTCAACATTGCTCACGGCGTCAGCAATGCGTTGCTGCTGCCGTATGTCATGACCTGGAACAAGATGGCCTGCGTCGAGCGGATGCAGGATATTGCCGAAGCCATGGGAGTGAAGACCGCTCATCTGAGTCTCAATGAAGCCGCCGATAGCGCCGTCGCGGCGATGACCGAACTGTGCGCGGCGGTGGAAATCCCGCTGGGTCTGCGCAGTTTCGGCGTGCCCGAAGAAGCGATCCCGGCCATGGCCGTGGAGGCCGCGGGAATCGAGCGCCTGATGCGCAACAACCCGCGCAAGCTCAGCGCCGCCGACATCGAGAAGATCTACCGGGCGGCGTACTGA
- a CDS encoding PAS domain-containing sensor histidine kinase: MMRFCCLWVIGCLAFPLMGWAAPAPPSHLARLSASEQQWLAQHNELRVGLVLQAPYAQYDRRLQRLSGANVEVMKALARALNVELNWRNFQDLAQLEAAARDGEIDIAPGLTQTPGGLRLWQFSDPYMRVPQLVVSDQKGSATVELEKLDSQTRVAVRMPGVTADYLRSNYPHLNLQGVPMERQALQLLLSQQASYAVVDEAQLGRLSVEPEFAGLVVVGDIGLPQLLRIGTRRDWPELAGIVENALRAIPAKDLERLHAQWLQPKYPRLSESPGFWQNLSLLFAVLLLSCVAIVFWQRRQQRSLEQRLFDAREDIALRAASEEALRLTQFSIDQSTVGILWVNWDSHVRYANRAAENMLGYPQGAIIDRPLIDFEPGLHMDRWLNLWKRARASEEGPLSFETNCVRADGSVLPADVSLSFLRFRDGEYLVVYLTDVTERRRALAALQESEARLQGIAANVPGLVFRLERAPVTGQIDFAYISEGSESLVGYAPAAIAHRDMGLRSLVHPDDRAGYHQTQDQALDTDSDWSWQGRIVTRQGEQRWAEIKAITRQLEGGSYVWDGIVWDITESKRIELELAASREQLRELSAHLESVREEEKARIAREVHDELGQMLTVLKLETSMCELAYAQLDPGLNERLNSMKRLIAQLFQLVRDVATALRPPILDAGIASAIEWQARRFEARTQIPCLVQVPDNLAPLSDAKAIGLFRILQEALTNVMRHAQAHTVELTLAQEGDELCLTVSDDGVGFVAAAGRPTSFGLVGMRERVLIMGGRLMLESEPGDGTRLVVWVPVDEV; this comes from the coding sequence ATGATGCGTTTTTGCTGCCTGTGGGTTATCGGCTGTCTGGCGTTTCCCTTGATGGGCTGGGCGGCGCCTGCGCCACCGAGTCACCTCGCGCGGTTGTCGGCGAGCGAACAACAGTGGCTCGCACAGCACAACGAATTGCGTGTCGGTCTGGTGCTGCAGGCGCCGTACGCGCAATACGACCGGCGCTTGCAGCGGCTGTCGGGGGCCAACGTCGAAGTGATGAAAGCGTTGGCGAGGGCGCTGAATGTCGAGCTGAACTGGCGCAACTTTCAGGATCTGGCCCAACTCGAGGCCGCTGCCCGGGACGGCGAAATCGACATCGCACCGGGCCTGACCCAAACCCCGGGCGGCCTGCGTCTGTGGCAGTTTTCCGACCCGTACATGCGCGTGCCGCAACTGGTGGTCAGCGACCAGAAGGGCAGCGCGACCGTGGAGCTGGAAAAACTCGACAGCCAGACCCGAGTCGCCGTGCGCATGCCCGGCGTCACCGCCGATTACCTGCGCAGCAACTATCCCCACCTGAATCTGCAAGGCGTGCCGATGGAGCGTCAGGCGCTGCAACTGTTGCTGAGTCAGCAGGCGTCCTACGCGGTGGTCGATGAGGCGCAGCTCGGTCGGCTGTCGGTGGAACCGGAGTTTGCCGGGCTGGTGGTGGTCGGTGACATCGGTTTGCCGCAACTGCTGCGCATCGGCACCCGTCGTGACTGGCCGGAGCTGGCCGGAATCGTCGAGAACGCCCTGCGCGCAATCCCGGCCAAGGATCTGGAGCGCCTGCATGCGCAATGGCTGCAACCCAAATATCCACGGCTCTCCGAATCACCGGGCTTCTGGCAGAACCTGAGTCTTTTGTTCGCGGTGCTGCTGCTCAGTTGCGTGGCCATCGTGTTCTGGCAACGCCGCCAGCAACGCAGTCTTGAGCAACGCTTGTTCGACGCCCGCGAAGACATCGCCCTGCGCGCCGCCAGCGAAGAGGCCCTGCGTCTGACCCAGTTTTCCATCGATCAGAGCACCGTCGGCATTCTCTGGGTCAACTGGGACAGCCATGTGCGCTACGCCAACCGTGCGGCAGAAAACATGCTCGGTTATCCACAGGGCGCCATCATCGACCGGCCGTTGATCGACTTCGAACCGGGCCTGCACATGGATCGCTGGCTCAATCTGTGGAAACGCGCGCGGGCCAGCGAAGAAGGTCCGCTGAGTTTTGAAACCAACTGTGTGCGCGCCGATGGCAGTGTGCTGCCGGCCGACGTGTCGCTGAGCTTCCTGCGGTTTCGCGATGGCGAGTACCTGGTGGTTTACCTCACCGATGTCACCGAACGCCGTCGTGCCCTGGCCGCGTTGCAGGAAAGCGAGGCGCGGCTGCAAGGCATCGCGGCCAATGTGCCGGGGTTGGTGTTCCGTCTCGAGCGCGCACCGGTGACCGGGCAAATCGACTTTGCCTACATCAGCGAGGGCAGCGAAAGTCTGGTCGGCTACGCGCCGGCCGCCATCGCCCATCGCGACATGGGCCTGCGCAGTCTGGTGCATCCGGATGACCGGGCCGGCTATCACCAGACCCAGGATCAGGCGCTGGACACCGACAGCGATTGGTCGTGGCAGGGCCGGATTGTTACGCGCCAGGGCGAGCAGCGCTGGGCCGAGATCAAGGCCATCACCCGTCAACTGGAGGGCGGCTCCTATGTCTGGGACGGCATTGTCTGGGACATCACCGAAAGTAAACGCATCGAACTGGAGCTGGCGGCCTCCCGTGAACAATTGCGCGAATTGTCGGCGCATCTTGAAAGCGTGCGGGAAGAGGAAAAGGCGCGCATTGCCCGCGAGGTTCACGATGAGCTGGGGCAGATGCTGACGGTGCTGAAACTGGAGACGTCGATGTGCGAACTGGCCTACGCGCAACTCGACCCTGGCCTGAACGAGCGGCTGAACAGCATGAAGCGCCTGATCGCCCAGTTGTTCCAGTTGGTGCGCGATGTGGCGACGGCGTTGCGCCCGCCGATTCTCGATGCCGGGATCGCCTCGGCCATCGAGTGGCAGGCGCGGCGGTTCGAGGCGCGCACGCAGATTCCGTGTCTGGTGCAGGTGCCGGACAACCTTGCACCGCTTAGCGACGCCAAGGCCATCGGCCTGTTCCGCATTCTTCAGGAAGCGCTGACCAACGTCATGCGCCATGCCCAGGCGCATACTGTAGAACTGACGCTGGCGCAGGAAGGCGACGAATTGTGTCTGACGGTCAGCGATGATGGCGTAGGATTTGTCGCCGCTGCGGGCAGGCCGACATCCTTTGGGCTGGTGGGCATGCGCGAGCGGGTGTTGATCATGGGCGGGCGGTTGATGCTTGAAAGTGAACCGGGGGATGGCACTCGTCTGGTGGTGTGGGTACCGGTGGATGAGGTCTGA
- a CDS encoding phosphoglycolate phosphatase, whose product MSGFEQLFPGQLPRLVMFDLDGTLIDSVPDLAAAVDNMLLSLGRKPAGIESVREWVGNGAPVLVRRALAGGIDHSSVDDVEAEHALEVFMEAYGASHELTVVYPGVRDTLKWLHKQGVAMALITNKPERFVAPLLDQMKIGRYFKWIIGGDTLPQKKPDPAALFFVMKMSGIPASQSLFVGDSRSDVLAAKAAGVKCVGLSYGYNHGRPIAEESPALVIDDLRKLIPGCLDTAAEITLPDAAQSPSGNAIVVVTRKLWMKVIKALARWRWRA is encoded by the coding sequence ATGAGCGGTTTTGAGCAGCTGTTCCCGGGGCAACTGCCGCGGTTGGTGATGTTCGATCTGGATGGCACGCTGATCGATTCGGTACCCGACCTGGCGGCGGCGGTGGATAACATGCTGCTCTCCCTCGGGCGCAAGCCTGCCGGTATCGAGTCGGTGCGCGAGTGGGTCGGCAACGGTGCGCCGGTGCTGGTGCGCCGCGCCTTGGCCGGCGGCATCGACCATTCCTCCGTGGATGACGTCGAAGCCGAGCACGCGCTGGAAGTTTTCATGGAGGCCTACGGCGCCAGCCATGAGCTGACCGTGGTCTATCCCGGCGTGCGCGACACCCTGAAATGGCTGCACAAGCAGGGCGTGGCCATGGCGCTGATCACCAACAAGCCGGAGCGCTTCGTCGCGCCGCTGCTGGATCAGATGAAGATCGGCCGCTACTTCAAGTGGATCATCGGCGGCGATACCCTGCCGCAGAAGAAGCCTGACCCGGCGGCGCTGTTCTTCGTCATGAAGATGTCCGGCATTCCCGCCTCGCAATCGCTGTTCGTCGGCGATTCGCGCAGCGACGTGCTGGCGGCGAAAGCGGCGGGGGTCAAATGTGTCGGGCTGAGTTATGGCTACAACCATGGCCGACCGATTGCCGAGGAATCCCCGGCGCTGGTGATCGACGATCTGCGCAAGCTAATTCCCGGTTGCCTGGATACGGCCGCTGAGATAACGTTGCCCGACGCTGCTCAATCCCCTTCTGGAAACGCCATCGTGGTGGTCACCCGCAAACTCTGGATGAAAGTCATCAAGGCCCTGGCCCGCTGGCGTTGGCGCGCCTGA
- the rpe gene encoding ribulose-phosphate 3-epimerase has protein sequence MQPFVIAPSILSADFARLGEEVDNVLAAGADFVHFDVMDNHYVPNLTIGPMVCAALRKYGITAPIDAHLMVSPVDRIVGDFIEAGATYITFHPEATLHVDRSLQLIREGGCKSGLVFNPATPLDVLKYVIDKVDMVLLMSVNPGFGGQKFIPGTLDKLREARAIIDASGRDIRLEIDGGVNVNNIREIAAAGADTFVAGSAIFNAPNYQEVIDKMRSELALARP, from the coding sequence ATGCAGCCCTTCGTTATTGCTCCGTCGATTCTTTCCGCCGACTTCGCCCGCCTGGGCGAGGAAGTGGACAACGTTCTGGCCGCCGGTGCCGACTTCGTTCACTTCGATGTCATGGACAACCACTACGTGCCGAACCTGACCATCGGCCCGATGGTCTGCGCAGCGCTGCGCAAGTACGGCATCACCGCGCCGATCGACGCGCACCTGATGGTCAGCCCGGTGGATCGCATCGTCGGCGACTTCATCGAGGCCGGGGCCACCTACATCACCTTCCACCCGGAAGCCACGCTGCACGTCGATCGTTCGCTGCAACTGATCCGTGAAGGCGGCTGCAAATCCGGCCTGGTGTTCAACCCGGCGACCCCGCTGGACGTGCTCAAGTACGTGATCGACAAGGTCGACATGGTCTTGCTGATGAGCGTCAACCCGGGCTTCGGCGGGCAGAAATTCATCCCCGGCACCCTCGACAAGCTGCGTGAAGCCCGCGCGATCATCGATGCCTCGGGCCGTGACATCCGCCTGGAAATCGACGGCGGCGTCAACGTCAACAACATCCGCGAAATCGCCGCTGCCGGTGCCGACACCTTTGTCGCCGGTTCGGCGATCTTCAATGCGCCGAACTATCAGGAAGTCATCGACAAGATGCGTTCCGAACTGGCGCTGGCTCGCCCATGA